The window GGGCGGAGGCGGCCGCCGCCGAGCGGCAGCGGGCCGCCGGCACGCGCAAGACCAGCACCGAGGAGGCCGGCAAGTGACCCGATGTGCCGTGTTCGGAACGGGTTCCTGGGGGACCGCGTTCGCGATGGTGCTGGCCGACGCGGGCTGCGAGGTCACCCTCTGGGGCCGCCGGCCGGAGCTGGTGGACGCGATCCACACCACCCACGTCAACCCCGACTACCTGCCCGGCGTCCCGCTGCCCGGGTCGGTCCGGGCCACCGTGGACCCGGCGCGGGCCCTGGCCGGCGCCGACTTCGCGGTGCTCGCGGTGCCCTCCCAGACGCTGCGCGAGAACCTCGCCGCCTGGGCCCCGCTGATCGAGCCGCAGACCGTGCTGGTGAGCCTGATGAAGGGCATCGAACTCGGCACCGCCAAGCGGATGAGCGAGGTCATCGCCGAGGTCGCGAAGGTCGGGGCGGAGCGGGTGGCCGTCGTCAGCGGCCCCAACCTGGCCCGGGAGATCGCCAACCGGCAGCCCGCCGCGAGCGTGGTGGCCTGCACCGACGAGGCGGTCGCCAAGCGGCTCCAGGCGGCCTGCCACACGCCGTACTTCCGCCCCTACACCAACACCGACGTGATCGGCTGCGAGCTGGGCGGCGCGGTGAAGAACGTGATCGGCCTGGCGGTCGGCATGGCGGACGGCATGGGTCTCGGCGACAACACCAAGGCCACGCTGATCACCCGGGGCCTGGCCGAGACGACCCGGCTGGGGCTGGCGCTCGGCGCCGACGCGTACACCTTCGCCGGGCTCGCCGGGATGGGCGACCTGGTGGCGACCTGCTCCTCGCCGCTCTCCCGCAACCACACCTTCGGCACCAACCTCGGCCGCGGGATGTCGCTGGCCGAGACCATCGCGGCCACCCGGCAGACCGCGGAGGGCGTCAAGTCCTGCGAGTCCGTGCTCGACCTGGCCCGGCGCAGCGGCGTCGACATGCCGATCGTCGAGGCCGTGGTGGACGTGGTGCACAACGGGCGCCCCACCCAGGAGGCGCTGCGGGCGCTGATGTCGCGCTCGGCCAAGGCCGAGCGGCACTGACCGCGCGACGCCGGGCGACCGGGGCGGTTGACGTCCCGGAAACGGCTCGCACGGTAGTCTCACACCCGATATGAGCATCGAACAGACCCCCCCGAATCCGTCCGCGAAGCCGCGCGTAGCGCTCGTCTTCGGTGGCCGCAGCTCCGAGCACGCCATCTCGGTGTCCACCGCGGGCAGCGTGCTCAGGGCGATCGACCGCGAGAAGTACGACGTGCTGCCGATCGGCATCACCCACGAGGGCCGCTGGGCGCTGGTCAGCGACGATCCGGCCCGGATGGCCATCACCGACGGCCGGCTGCCGGACGTCGCCCAGGTGGCCGAGGCCGTCGACGGCCAGGTCGTGCTGCCGGTCAGCCCGGACAGCCGCGAGGTGGTCTGGAGCGAGCCGGGGGCGGTGCCGAAGGCGCTCGGCGAGGTCGACGTGGTCTTCCCGCTGCTGCACGGCCCCTGGGGCGAGGACGGCACCCTCCAGGGCCTGCTGGAGCTGTCCGGAGTGCCGTACGTCGGCAACGGCGTGCTCTCCAGCGCGGTGGGCATGGACAAGGAGTTCACCAAGCGGGTGCTGGCCTCGCACGGCCTGGGCGTCGGCTCGTACACCATCGTCCGGCCGCGGGAGTGGGAGAGCGAGGCCGGCCGCGCCGCCGTCCGCGAGCGGGTCGGGGAACTCGGTCTGCCGGTGTTCGTGAAGCCCTGCCGGGCCGGCTCCAGCATCGGCATCACCAAGGTCAAGGACCTCGCCGGGCTGGACGCCGCGATCGAGGAGGCCCGCCGGCACGACCCCAAGCTGATCATCGAGGCCGGGGTGTCCGGGCGCGAGATCGAGTGCGGGGTGCTGGAGTTCGAGGACGGCCCGCGCGCCAGCGTCCCGGCCGAGGTCCTGGTCGGCGGCGACTACGAGTTCTACGACTTCGAGGCCAAGTACATCGACTCCTCCGAGGTGCGCATCCCGGCCGAACTCGGTGCGGCCGAGCTCGCCGAGATCCGCCGTCAGGCGGTCGCCGCGTTCGAGGCGCTCGGCTGCGAGGGCCTGGCCCGGGTGGACTTCTTCCTGCTGGACGACGGCAGCTGGATGATCAACGAGGTCAACACCATGCCCGGCTTCACCCCGATCTCGGCCTACCCGAAGATGTGGGAGGCCAGCGGGCTGTCGTACCCGGAGCTGATCGACCGGCTGCTCCAGGCGGCGCTGCGCCGCCCGACCGGGCTGCGCTAGCCGCCCGGGCACCCGCCGCACACCCGCGCAAGGGCGGTCCGGGAGCTCCCGGACCGCCCTTCCCGTGCTCTCCGGCCGCTACGGGATGTTGGCCTTCACCACGCCGTTCAGGGCGGAGACCGGGTCGAGCGGATTACTGAAGGCCCCGCCGGGGACGGTCACCTCGACGTACGCCCGGCGCATCGTGGTGATGAACCGGTATCCGCCGTCGTCGAGCTTCTGCGCCCACCAGGTGACGTCGTCGATGGTGGGGGAGAGGTCCTTGGCGTGCTCGCCGTTCAGCGCCTCCGGCCGGTCCACCCCGCAGCGCAGCACGGTGCGCGGCGAGCTGGCCCAGGCGGCCACGTACGGGGAGCCGGGCGACGGGTCCTTGCGGGCGTGGCCGAGCACCTCCTGGGGCAGCGCCGCGGCCAGGTCCCGGCAGTAGCCGGCGGCCCTCCCGGTCGGCTTCGGCACCTCGATCGCCGCGGGCGCGCCCCAGCTGCCGAGCAGCACCACGACGGTGCAGCTCAGCGCCAGCGGCAGGGCCAGCCACCGGACGGGGGCCGGCAGCGCAGTCAGGAAGCTGGGGACGCGGAGTTCTCGGGCCACCCGCCGATGGTAGCCGGGGCCTACAGGTGGACCACCGGACAGGTGAGGGTGCGGGTGATGCCCTCCACCTGCTGGACCTTGGCCACGACCAGGCGGCCGAGGTCGTCCACCGTCTCGGCCTCGGCCCGCACGATCACGTCGTACGGTCCGGTGACGTCCTCGGCCTGGAGGACACCGGGGATCTCGGAGATGGACCGGGCCACGGCGGTGGCCTTGCCGACCTCGGTCTGGATCAGGATGTATGCCTGTACCACGGGGGGACCTCCCGGCGGCTGGGAACGGGGATCGGCGCCGTGATCGCCCGCTCGGGCGTTCGGGCGTTCGGGGGTGGGGAACGGACTCACCGGCATTCCGATCACCACGCTACCGCGCAGCGGGCCGGGGAGGGGAGACTTCTGCACCCCCGGAGGGCGTACGCTGCGCGCGGGGGAGCGGGGGGCACCAGTTCCGATTCGGATGGAAACGCGAGAGGACGGCAGATGCAGGGGACCGTGGGCGAGCTCGGCGAGTTCGGACTCATCAGGGAGCTGACGGCCCGGGTACCGCTCACCGACGCGGTCGACCTCGGTCCGGGCGACGACGCCGCGGTGGTGAAGACGCCGGACGGCCGGGTGGTCGCCACCATGGACGTGCTGATCGAGAACCGGCACTTCCGCCGGGACTGGTCGACCGCCTACGACGTGGGCCGCAAGGCCGCCGCCCAGAACCTCGCCGACGTGGCCGCGATGGGCGCGGTGCCGACGGCGATCCTGCTCGGCCTGGTCACCCCCGCCGATCTGCCGACCACCTGGGCCACCGAGCTGATGGACGGGCTGCGCGACGAGTGCCAGGTGGCCGGTGCCACGGTGGTCGGCGGCGACGTGGTGCGCGGCGATGTCATCACCCTCGCCATCACGGCGCTCGGGGATCTCCAGGGGCGCGCACCGGTGACGCGCGCCGGGGCTCAGGTGGGCGACGTGGTCGCCGTCACCGGCTGGCTCGGCTGGTCCGCCGCCGGGCTGACCGTGCTGCAGCGCGGGTTCCGCTCGCCGCGCGCCTTCGTCGAGGCGCACCGCCGGCCCGAGCCGCCGTACCACGCGGGCCCGGCCGGCGCCGAGTTGGGCGCCACCGCGATGGTCGACGTGAGCGACGGGCTGGTGGCCGACCTCGGCCACGTCGCCCGGGCCAGCGCGGTGGACATCGACCTGCGGGCCGCCGACTTCGACGTCCCGGCGCAGATGGCCGACATCGGGCAGGCCGTCGGGGTGGACCCGCTGGTCTGGGTGCTCTCCGGCGGCGAGGACCACGCGATCGTGGCGACCTTCCCGCGCGGGGTCCAACTGCCCGCCCGCTGGCGGGTGGTGGGCGAGGTGACCGGCCGGGCCCGGCCGTCCCGCGGTGGCCGGGTGACGGTGGACGGCGAGCCCTGGGACCGGGTCGGCGGCTGGGACCACTTCGCGGAATGAGCGGAGTGAGCGGAATGAGCGCGGCGTCAGCCGTCCGGCGGGCGGCCGCGGGCCGGCGCGGGCGCGCGCATCGGCCCGGACGCGCGGGACGCCCCGGCGAGCGGCGCGCGGGCCCGCGCCGGGGGACGGCGTAGGCTTGCGCTGAACCGGATCCACCTGCTGCTCCTCGGACGCGGGTGGTCTGAACCACTGCGGAGCGGGAGAGCACAGCCACCATGCGCATCGGTGTCCTGACCAGCGGCGGAGACTGCCCCGGGCTCAACGCGGTGATCCGCTCCGTGGTGCACCGGGGAACCGATGTGCACGGTGACGAGATCGTCGGCATCGAGGACGGCTTCCTCGGCCTGATCGAGGGCCGCACCCGGCCGATCTCGCACGACGACGTCACCGGCCTGCTGACCCTCGGCGGCACCATCCTGGGCTCGGCCCGCGTGCAGCGCGACCGGATCGCCTGGGCGGTGGAGAACGCCGAGACCCTCGCCCGGGACATCGGCATCGACGCGCTGATCGCGATCGGCGGCGAGGGTACGCTGACCGCCGCCAAGATGTTCAGCGACGCCGGACTGCCGGTGGTCGGCGTGCCGAAGACCATCGACAACGACATCGACGCGACCGACGTCACCTTCGGGTTCGACACCGCGGTCCATGTCGCGACCGACGCGATCGACCGGCTGAAGACCACCGCCGAATCCCACCAGCGGGTGATGGTGGTGGAGTTGATGGGCCGGCACACCGGCTGGATCACCCTCACCGCCGGAATGGCCGGCGGCGCCCACGGCATCCTGATCCCGGAGAAGCCCTTCGACATCGAGGCGGTCGCCCGGATGGTCGAGGACCGCTTCTCCCGGGGCAAGAAGTTCGCCATCATCGCGGTGGCCGAGGGCTCGGCCCCGATGCCCGGCACGATGCGCTTCGACCACGGCGTCGTCGACCAGTTCGGCCACCGGACCTTCGGCGGGATCGGCAACCGGCTCGCCAACGAGCTGGAGAACCTGCTCGGCAAGGAGGCCCGGCCGGTCATCCTCGGCCACACCCAGCGCGGCGGCACCCCCACCGCCCGGGACCGGGTGCTCGCCACCCGGTTCGGCTGGCACGCGGTGGAGGCCGTCCACAAGGGCGCCTTCGGGCACTTCACCGCGCTGCGCGGCAACGACATCGAGCTGGTGCCGGTCGCCGAGGCGGTCACCCACCTCAAGACCGTGCCGCAGGACCGCTGGGCGGAATCCGAAGCCGTGCTCTGAGGCGGCGCGGGTAGGTTGGGGCCCATGTCCCTCCCGTCTTCCGCCCCCGCTCCCGGCGGCCGCCCCCAGGGCGGCCCCTCCTCCGCACCCCCGCGGGTGCTCACCGTCGCCGGATCCGACTCCGGCGGCGGCGCCGGCATCCAGGCCGACCTCAAGGCGATGCTGGCCCTCGGCGTCCACGGCATGAGCGTGATCACCGCCGTCACCGCGCAGAACTCGCTCGGTGTCCAGGGCTACTGGGAGCTGCCGGCCGAGGCCGTCCGGGCCCAGTTCCGCAGTGTGGTGGACGACATCGGCGTCCAGGCCGTGAAGACCGGGATGCTCGCCTCGATCGAGCTGGTCGAGACCGTCTCCGAGCTGCTGACCGGGGTAAACGCCCCGGTGGTGGTCGACCCGGTCGGCGTCTCCAAGCACGGCGACGCGCTGCTGGCCGCCGAGGCCGTCGCCACCGTCCGGGAGCGGCTGCTGCCGGTCGCCACCCTGGCCACGCCCAACCTGCACGAAGTGACGCAGCTCACCGGGCGCACCGTCGAGGACGAGGCGCAGATGCTCGACGCGGCCAAGGCGCTGCTCGACCTCGGGCCGCGCTGGGTCCTGGTGAAGGGCGGGCACCTGGAGGGCGAGGCCGCCGACCTGCTGTACGGCGGGCCGGGGGAGGAGCACTGGTACCGGGCGCCCCGCTACGACAACCGGCACACCCACGGCACCGGCTGCACACTGGCCAGCGCCATCGCCGCCGGGCTGGCCAAGGGCGAACCGCTGCCCGGGGCGGTGGCCTCGGCGAAGGCCTACATCACCGGCGCGATCGCCGGCGGCTTCGCGCTCGGGTCCGGCATCGGCCCGGTGGACCACGCCTGGCGCTGGCGCTGAGCGCACCGGGGCCGCAACGACCACGGGCGGGCCCGAGGGCCCGCCCGTGGCGGCTCCGGGCAGGCCCGGAGAGAGGGGTCGGCACTGGAGAGCCGGGATCCAGAAACAGGAAGCCGGCCCATCCGAGGATGGACCGGCTTCCTGGAGGACCGGCTTACCGGTCTGCGCGTCAGCGCGAGACCTTACCGGCCTTGATGCACGAGGTGCAGACGTTGAGCCGCTTCGGCGTCCGCCCAATCACAGCGCGCACCGTCTGAATGTTGGGGTTCCAACGACGGGGGGTACGGCGGTGAGAGTGGGAGATGCTGTTGCCGAAGCCCGGCCCCTTGCCGCAGACGTCGCAGTTGGCAGCCACAGGAGTCACTCC of the Kitasatospora sp. NBC_01246 genome contains:
- a CDS encoding NAD(P)H-dependent glycerol-3-phosphate dehydrogenase; the protein is MTRCAVFGTGSWGTAFAMVLADAGCEVTLWGRRPELVDAIHTTHVNPDYLPGVPLPGSVRATVDPARALAGADFAVLAVPSQTLRENLAAWAPLIEPQTVLVSLMKGIELGTAKRMSEVIAEVAKVGAERVAVVSGPNLAREIANRQPAASVVACTDEAVAKRLQAACHTPYFRPYTNTDVIGCELGGAVKNVIGLAVGMADGMGLGDNTKATLITRGLAETTRLGLALGADAYTFAGLAGMGDLVATCSSPLSRNHTFGTNLGRGMSLAETIAATRQTAEGVKSCESVLDLARRSGVDMPIVEAVVDVVHNGRPTQEALRALMSRSAKAERH
- a CDS encoding D-alanine--D-alanine ligase family protein yields the protein MSIEQTPPNPSAKPRVALVFGGRSSEHAISVSTAGSVLRAIDREKYDVLPIGITHEGRWALVSDDPARMAITDGRLPDVAQVAEAVDGQVVLPVSPDSREVVWSEPGAVPKALGEVDVVFPLLHGPWGEDGTLQGLLELSGVPYVGNGVLSSAVGMDKEFTKRVLASHGLGVGSYTIVRPREWESEAGRAAVRERVGELGLPVFVKPCRAGSSIGITKVKDLAGLDAAIEEARRHDPKLIIEAGVSGREIECGVLEFEDGPRASVPAEVLVGGDYEFYDFEAKYIDSSEVRIPAELGAAELAEIRRQAVAAFEALGCEGLARVDFFLLDDGSWMINEVNTMPGFTPISAYPKMWEASGLSYPELIDRLLQAALRRPTGLR
- a CDS encoding DUF3515 domain-containing protein yields the protein MARELRVPSFLTALPAPVRWLALPLALSCTVVVLLGSWGAPAAIEVPKPTGRAAGYCRDLAAALPQEVLGHARKDPSPGSPYVAAWASSPRTVLRCGVDRPEALNGEHAKDLSPTIDDVTWWAQKLDDGGYRFITTMRRAYVEVTVPGGAFSNPLDPVSALNGVVKANIP
- a CDS encoding Lrp/AsnC family transcriptional regulator — its product is MVQAYILIQTEVGKATAVARSISEIPGVLQAEDVTGPYDVIVRAEAETVDDLGRLVVAKVQQVEGITRTLTCPVVHL
- a CDS encoding thiamine-phosphate kinase, whose amino-acid sequence is MQGTVGELGEFGLIRELTARVPLTDAVDLGPGDDAAVVKTPDGRVVATMDVLIENRHFRRDWSTAYDVGRKAAAQNLADVAAMGAVPTAILLGLVTPADLPTTWATELMDGLRDECQVAGATVVGGDVVRGDVITLAITALGDLQGRAPVTRAGAQVGDVVAVTGWLGWSAAGLTVLQRGFRSPRAFVEAHRRPEPPYHAGPAGAELGATAMVDVSDGLVADLGHVARASAVDIDLRAADFDVPAQMADIGQAVGVDPLVWVLSGGEDHAIVATFPRGVQLPARWRVVGEVTGRARPSRGGRVTVDGEPWDRVGGWDHFAE
- a CDS encoding 6-phosphofructokinase is translated as MRIGVLTSGGDCPGLNAVIRSVVHRGTDVHGDEIVGIEDGFLGLIEGRTRPISHDDVTGLLTLGGTILGSARVQRDRIAWAVENAETLARDIGIDALIAIGGEGTLTAAKMFSDAGLPVVGVPKTIDNDIDATDVTFGFDTAVHVATDAIDRLKTTAESHQRVMVVELMGRHTGWITLTAGMAGGAHGILIPEKPFDIEAVARMVEDRFSRGKKFAIIAVAEGSAPMPGTMRFDHGVVDQFGHRTFGGIGNRLANELENLLGKEARPVILGHTQRGGTPTARDRVLATRFGWHAVEAVHKGAFGHFTALRGNDIELVPVAEAVTHLKTVPQDRWAESEAVL
- the thiD gene encoding bifunctional hydroxymethylpyrimidine kinase/phosphomethylpyrimidine kinase gives rise to the protein MSLPSSAPAPGGRPQGGPSSAPPRVLTVAGSDSGGGAGIQADLKAMLALGVHGMSVITAVTAQNSLGVQGYWELPAEAVRAQFRSVVDDIGVQAVKTGMLASIELVETVSELLTGVNAPVVVDPVGVSKHGDALLAAEAVATVRERLLPVATLATPNLHEVTQLTGRTVEDEAQMLDAAKALLDLGPRWVLVKGGHLEGEAADLLYGGPGEEHWYRAPRYDNRHTHGTGCTLASAIAAGLAKGEPLPGAVASAKAYITGAIAGGFALGSGIGPVDHAWRWR
- the rpmB gene encoding 50S ribosomal protein L28 gives rise to the protein MAANCDVCGKGPGFGNSISHSHRRTPRRWNPNIQTVRAVIGRTPKRLNVCTSCIKAGKVSR